TGCACGCCCCCCTTAGCTCTTGGGCAGCCTATTTATCAATGCGTTCTTTCATCCAAGTGAAAGACCTCTCCGCTGAAGTGGTCGGTGATGTCATCACAGTGCCAGCGTATTTTTTCAGATTTGTCTGCCTTGCGGGTAGGCGCGCCACCTTGTTTGGCTTCGAGCATTTTCTGAATCAGTCGGGCTTTTTCTTCGCGCATAGCGGCTTGTTTGGCCGGCTCGGTGTCTGCATCAAAGTATACCGTTCCATCGATGATGGTCTTGTTCACAGAGGCATAAATAGACAGCGGGTTGTCTGTCCAGAGCACCACATCTGCATCTTTGCCCACCTTGATACTGCCCACTCGGTCGGCTACACGCAGCATAATAGCCGGGTTGAGCGTTACGGTTTTGAGCGCTTCTTCTTCTGACAAGCCACCATACATCACGGCCTTGGCGGCCTCTTGGTTGAGACGGCGGCCCATTTCGGCATCGTCGGAGTTGATGGCCGTATTGACCCCCATTTGAGTCATCAGGGCTGCATTGTAAGGGATAGCATCCTTTACTTCCATTTTATAGGCCCACCAATCCGCAAAGGTAGAAGCCCCCAACACGCCGTGCTCTTTCATCTTGTCGGCCAGTTTGTAGCCTTCGAGGATGTGGGTAAAGGTATTGACCTTAAACTTAAAGCTTTCGGCCACCTTCATCAGCATATTGATTTCGGACTGTACGTAAGAGTGGCAGGTGATAAAGCGCTGACTCTTGACGATTTCGAGTACGGTTTCGAGGTTGAGGTCTCGGCGTTTGTTGCCTTTGGCTTGCTCATACTCCAGCGCACGGGTAAAGGCATCGTTGAGTACCTGCTCTACCCCCATACGGGTTTGGGGATAGCGCACGCGCATATTGTCGCCCCAGTTGGCCTGCTTTACGTTCTCACCCAGCGCAAACTTGATAAAGCCCGGCGCATTGGGAAACTTGAGCTTTTCGGGTGCTTCGCCCCACTTGAGCTTAATTAAGGCAGACTGCCCGCCAATGACATTGGCCGAACCATGCAGCAATTGTGAGCTCGTAACCCCTCCGGCCAGTTGGCGGTAGATGTCGATGTCTTGGCTATCGAGCACATCTCCGATGCGCACCTCGGCACTGCTTGTCAGGCCAGCTTCGTTTACCCCTTGGCTGATGCCGATATGGGAATGCTCATCGATGATGCCCGGCGTCAGGTGCTTGCCCGTTCCGTCAATCACGATAGCGCCGCCGTCGTTAAGGTCTTTGCCTACACGGCTGATTTTGCCGTTTTTGATAAGCACATCTGTATTTTGGAGTACACCATCGGCCTCGTTTGTCCAGACAGTTACATTCTTGATAAGCAAGGTCTGCTGTTGTGGCAGGGTTTCGCTACCATAAGCCCCAAAAGGATAATTGACCTTACCCAAGGTAGGTAGCTCAGTGGTCTTGCTTTCGCTGCTAGCGCTGTGCTCGCCTTTGCGGGTGGCCAGCCAAGTCAAGCTAGTGCCATTTTCAGCCTCCCCTACCCCTTTGAGGGTATTTTGATCTACCCAGCCAGATAGCCGCACTTGGCCGTCACTATTGAGAGCAGCACTGATAGTGAGCAGTTGATTATTCAGAGTACCACTAGTAGTGATTTTATCATCCAATCCTACTTTTTTGATGCTGAAGCTAGGCTTTTCCATCGTACCTTCGATGTTCAGCTCATAGTTTGGCTCCCCGTTGATGGCTAGGGTATACTGTCCGCGAATATCGCGAGCGGGAATCTCCAGTACCACCATTCGGTGGCCGTTGTTCCAGTTTTCGAGGATATTGGTTGCTTCTTCAAACAAATCGCCGGAGGTGATGATGAAGTTGGCCATTGCCCCATTGCGCAGCGTACCGACTTTGTCGGCTACACGCAAGAAAGCAGCCGGATTTTGGGTAACGGCCTTGAGGGCGGTGTTCTTATCCAGCCCATACTGTACCGCCTTGCGGAGGTTCTTGAGGAAGTCCTGTGGGTTTTTCATCCCATTCGCTGTAAAGGCAAAGTTGATACCGGCCTGATGCAGGCGTGCGGCATTGGCCGGAGCCATCTCCCAATGTTTGAGTTGGGCGAGGGTAATCATCTGCGCGTCGAGCGGGTCGGTAACGTCATAGGCCTCGGGGAAGTCGAGCGGGAGGATAAAGCTAGCGCCTGTGGCCTTGATTTCGGCGATACGCTGGTACTCGTCGCCCGCGCCTTTGATGAGGTACTGTACGCCAAACTCATCCCCGATTTTATCGGCACGGAGGGCGTTTTGCCAGTCCGAAACCTCAAAAATAGCAGGCAGGGCTTTTTGCTGGTTCCAGGCCTCTAGGCTGAGGTTAAACTCCCGTTTGTCGGTATTTTTGGCATACCAATCGGCATCGAGGTAGGTCTGACGCAGGAGCGCAATCGAACCCATCAGCGAGGTAGGGTACGACTGCGTAGAGCTGCCCTTGTCGAAAGAAAAATGTTGGGTAGCCTGCCCCAAGACAAACATTTGGTTTTCGCGCTCACCGTGTAGGAGTACTAGCGTGCCTGTGCCTCGGGCAATGCCGTCGGCGTGATGGCTGAGTACAGCCCCAAATCCGGCCTTGCGCAGCGTCTCAGCGGCCTTACTGTTGTACTTAAAAATACCTTGTGCTTGAGTTTCGGGGCGCAGGGCTTGGTTCCAAGCATAAGGACCATCGGTTTTGGAGTCAAGCTGAGGGTTGGACCACCCGCCGCCGCCACGCTTCACTTCGGGCATCCCGTAGTTGCTGTATGGGTCTACAAAAGCAGGGTACACATACTTACCCGGCAGGGGAATCTCTGTCGCTCCGGCGGGGACATTATTGCCCGCGCTTGCCGAAACTACACGCCCCTCACGGATGACAAGCGTCCCGTTTTGAATGGTGTTTCCGGACTCTACCACGATGGTAAGCCCCGTAAGTGCAAAATAACCACTGCGGATATCGCCTACGCCATTGGTGGGGAAAGTCCCCTGCGCATAGACAGCCATACCCCCCAGCAGCAGCCACAAAGCCAGTAGCTTTGTGGTCATAAATTTGTAACATTGTTGCATATTGGAAGATGTGCTAAGGTAAAATTTACATAAAAGCGTTCTTACAAAGATGCGAAAAAAACCGCAGCCTACAACTCTACACGCCCAAAAGCAGGTTTGAAAAGCCAAAAACCCATTTTGTAAGGTTAAGTAGAATGCCTACTTTTGGGTATTAACCCTGTATTATGGACCTCCTGCTAACGAGCATCCTGCTTTTCACCTCGACCAACATCGATGACTTACTGGTGTTGACACTTTTCTATGGCAACAAGAAGTTTGGCAATCTAGAAATCATCAGTGGGCAGTTGCTTGGGATGAGCTGCCTGATTGCCTTGAGCTTGCTAGGAGCCTTGGTTGGGGTATTGATTGCCCCTGCCTATATCGGTTTGCTGGGCTTAGTGCCTCTATTTTTGGGTTTGAGGGCGCTTTGGGCTATTTTTCATCCCTCAACAGAGGGCGAAGAGCATCCAGAGGCCAGCTTGCCTCAAGGAGCTAACATCTTGAGTGTGGCCGGTGTAACCATCGCCAATGGAGGCGACAACATCGGGATTTACCTACCCACCTTTACGGCCCTGTCTTGGTGGGCTATCGGCCTGATGATTGGGGTTTTCTTACTGATGACCTTGTTGTG
The nucleotide sequence above comes from Eisenibacter elegans DSM 3317. Encoded proteins:
- a CDS encoding amidohydrolase family protein, with amino-acid sequence MTTKLLALWLLLGGMAVYAQGTFPTNGVGDIRSGYFALTGLTIVVESGNTIQNGTLVIREGRVVSASAGNNVPAGATEIPLPGKYVYPAFVDPYSNYGMPEVKRGGGGWSNPQLDSKTDGPYAWNQALRPETQAQGIFKYNSKAAETLRKAGFGAVLSHHADGIARGTGTLVLLHGERENQMFVLGQATQHFSFDKGSSTQSYPTSLMGSIALLRQTYLDADWYAKNTDKREFNLSLEAWNQQKALPAIFEVSDWQNALRADKIGDEFGVQYLIKGAGDEYQRIAEIKATGASFILPLDFPEAYDVTDPLDAQMITLAQLKHWEMAPANAARLHQAGINFAFTANGMKNPQDFLKNLRKAVQYGLDKNTALKAVTQNPAAFLRVADKVGTLRNGAMANFIITSGDLFEEATNILENWNNGHRMVVLEIPARDIRGQYTLAINGEPNYELNIEGTMEKPSFSIKKVGLDDKITTSGTLNNQLLTISAALNSDGQVRLSGWVDQNTLKGVGEAENGTSLTWLATRKGEHSASSESKTTELPTLGKVNYPFGAYGSETLPQQQTLLIKNVTVWTNEADGVLQNTDVLIKNGKISRVGKDLNDGGAIVIDGTGKHLTPGIIDEHSHIGISQGVNEAGLTSSAEVRIGDVLDSQDIDIYRQLAGGVTSSQLLHGSANVIGGQSALIKLKWGEAPEKLKFPNAPGFIKFALGENVKQANWGDNMRVRYPQTRMGVEQVLNDAFTRALEYEQAKGNKRRDLNLETVLEIVKSQRFITCHSYVQSEINMLMKVAESFKFKVNTFTHILEGYKLADKMKEHGVLGASTFADWWAYKMEVKDAIPYNAALMTQMGVNTAINSDDAEMGRRLNQEAAKAVMYGGLSEEEALKTVTLNPAIMLRVADRVGSIKVGKDADVVLWTDNPLSIYASVNKTIIDGTVYFDADTEPAKQAAMREEKARLIQKMLEAKQGGAPTRKADKSEKIRWHCDDITDHFSGEVFHLDERTH
- a CDS encoding cadmium resistance transporter; protein product: MDLLLTSILLFTSTNIDDLLVLTLFYGNKKFGNLEIISGQLLGMSCLIALSLLGALVGVLIAPAYIGLLGLVPLFLGLRALWAIFHPSTEGEEHPEASLPQGANILSVAGVTIANGGDNIGIYLPTFTALSWWAIGLMIGVFLLMTLLWCMLAQYFTRHPNVAKVVEKYGHLLTPPVLMVLGLCILYEHGSLGFWF